TGTCGTCGCCGGTGCTGTGCAGGGGCACCAGCGGGTTGGTCTCCGGGTAATAGGCGGCCACGTTGCCGGCGGGAATGTCATAGGCCACCACACGAAAGCCAGCCACCTTGCGCTCCTTCCCGTCATGCCAGAGCGAGATCATCTCCACCAGATCGCCTTCGTTCAGTCCACGTCGGTCAATCTCATCCGGATGCATAAACAGCACCATGCGCTGGCCATACACCCCGCGGTAACGGTCGTCCATGCCATAGATGGTGGTGTTGTACTGATCGTGAGAGCGCAGCGTCTGCAGAACGGACACCGGCTCGCCGTTGGCTTCGGCGGGCAGCAGTGCTTCAGGAAGGGGCTCGGCGGCAAAGCCGGCCTTGCCGGTGGCGGTGCGCCAATGGTGTTCGGCGGCACTGTTGCCGAGATAAAAGCCGCCGGGTTGCTGCAGCCGTTCATTGAAGCGCTCAAAGCCCGGCAGGGTGGCGGCCATATGATCGCGAATGCGGTGGTAATCGTCGGCCAGGGCCAGCCAGTCAACCGGCTTGCTGCCCAGGGTGGCCTGGGCCATGCCGGCGATAATGGCGGTTTCCGAACGCTGGTGCGGGCTGTTGGGTTTTCCCACGCCCTGAGAGGCGTGCACCATGCTGAAGGAGTCTTCCACCGTCACAAACTGCGGCCCGCTGGCCTGCACATCGGTCTCGGTGCGGCCCAGGCAGGGCAAAATCAGCGCCTCTTTGCCCGCCATCAGGTGGCTGCGGTTGAGCTTGGTGCTGATCTGTACCGTCAGCTCGCAGTTGGCCAGGGCTTCGGCGGTAACGTGGCTGTCGGGGGCGGCGGCGGCAATATTGCCCCCCAGGGCGATAAACACCCGTGAGCGGCCGTCGAGCATGGCCTGAATGGCGGCCACGGCGTTGTGGCCCGGCCGGCGCGGCATGGGGATATGGAAATGACGCTCCAGCCGGTCGAGAAAGGCCGCATCCGGTTGTTCGTTGATGCCCACGGTGCGGTTGCCCTGCACATTGCTGTGGCCCCGTACCGGGCACAGGCCGGCACCGGGCTTGCCAATCTGGCCGCGCAACAGCTGCAGGTTCACCATTTCCCGAATGGTGGCCACCGAGTGCTTGTGCTGGGTAATGCCCATGGCCCAGGTGCAGATCACCCGTTC
The Oceanimonas pelagia genome window above contains:
- a CDS encoding FdhF/YdeP family oxidoreductase → MSKKIKAYNGAAGGWGALASTTRFVLGSKQPAANLRNLLRANQVKGFDCPGCAWGDEQGKHFSFCENGAKAISWEATSRRVTPAFFKQHAVSQLRRQSDYFLEYQGRIEQPMYLNRDSDHYEPISWDDAFALIARHLNGLDHPDRLELYTSGRASNEAAYLYQLFGRAVGTNNFPDCSNLCHEASGVALTRAIGVGKGTVTLQDFERADAIFAFGQNPGTNHPRMLHSLRHAARRGAAIVTFNNLKERGLERFADPQSPLEMLTPKDSRISSLYLSPRLGGDMAAVRGMAKLVLEWDAAALQRGEPGLLDRDFIAEHTQGLDDYMAVVAATPWQQIEQQSGLRREQIRQAAEVYASAERVICTWAMGITQHKHSVATIREMVNLQLLRGQIGKPGAGLCPVRGHSNVQGNRTVGINEQPDAAFLDRLERHFHIPMPRRPGHNAVAAIQAMLDGRSRVFIALGGNIAAAAPDSHVTAEALANCELTVQISTKLNRSHLMAGKEALILPCLGRTETDVQASGPQFVTVEDSFSMVHASQGVGKPNSPHQRSETAIIAGMAQATLGSKPVDWLALADDYHRIRDHMAATLPGFERFNERLQQPGGFYLGNSAAEHHWRTATGKAGFAAEPLPEALLPAEANGEPVSVLQTLRSHDQYNTTIYGMDDRYRGVYGQRMVLFMHPDEIDRRGLNEGDLVEMISLWHDGKERKVAGFRVVAYDIPAGNVAAYYPETNPLVPLHSTGDDSHTPTSKSVAVLIRKQASPRIL